Within the Streptomyces sp. R41 genome, the region TTCCCGGTCGGGGCGGCCAGGGCGATGACCGCGCCGGCCTCGTCGGCGATCTCGACCAGGGTGCGCAGGGTGTGCGTCTTGCCGCAGCCCGGTCCGCCGGTCAGGACGGACAGGGGGCGGGTCAGGGCGGTGAGGATCGCCTGGTACTGCTCGTCGGTCAGCCCGGCCGTCTCCTGGCTGGTCAGCGCGGACAGCCGCTCCGCCCACGAGGCAAGCCTGGTCAGCGGGGACGTGGAGCGCAGCAGGCGCCGTACGTGGAGGGCGAGTTGTGTCTCGTCGTGGTGTCGGTGCGCCAGCATGGCGATCTCGGTGTCGGCCAGCGTGTCGGTGCCATCCAGCACAGACAGCGGCAGCGTCTCGGTGACCACTTCGCCCTGACCACGCAAGGCCTTAAGAGCGTGGCGCAGCACCGCGTCGTCGAGGATCTCCGTGGTCGCGGGGTCGTCATCGGTGAGCAGCTGACGGGTGCGGGCGATCAGCAGGCGCACCGGCAGGTGGCAGTGGCCGCTCCCCGCGGCCTGGTCGAGTTCGTGCAGCAGGGCGGCCTGGAGGCGGGCGTCGCTGTGTTTGGGGATGCCGACGGCGAGGGCGATCCTGTCGGCGTTGTGGAAGCCGACACCGCGTACGTCCTGGCACAACCGGTAGGGGGTGCGGCGGACGATGCACATCGGGTCGTCATCGGTGTCGGCGTACGCGGTATAAACCTTCACGGCGAGCGCCGGGGTGATCTTAAGGCCCTGCAGGAACACCATGATCTCGGCGATGGCCTTCTGCTCTTGCCAGGCCGTGCAGATCCGGCCCAGCCGGACCTGGCCGATCCCATGCACCTCAAGAAGCCGCTGCGGCCCGGCGTCGATGACCTTCAGAGTCTGCTCGGCGAAGGCATCCACGATCGCGGAAGCAAGAATCGGCCCGATCCCACGGATCATGCCCGAGGCGAGATAGAGGCGGATCGCACGTTCATCGGCCGGCACCGTCCGCTCGCACTGCTCGGCCTTGAACTGCCTCCCATGGCGCGGATGGTGGACCCAAACGCCGTAAAGCCGCAGACTCTCCCCAGGCCGCACTCCGAAGAGGGCCTTACCGACCGCGGTGATGCTCTCCTCGTCGCCCGTGGTGGCGGTCAGCCGCAGCACCGTGCGCTCGTCGTAGCTGACGTGCAGCAGATGATCGGCCACACCCTCGACCATCTCCGGGGCGTCCGGGGGCACTTGACTAAGCACGCTCACCTTCTCCAGAGATTGCACACGGCTGCGGATCACCTGATGTGGCCAGGGGTAGGGAAACATCACCATGCGTCCTCAAGCAGCGCCCGTCACGCACTTGAAGGATCTGCTCACCCCAACGAGCAACAAGACCGCCAGGCCGAGGCCGTGCAACGGCACGACAAAAGAGCAGCCGAGGCCACCGCGAGGCAGACCCGCCCCGCGTCTTCGTGTTCGCCGGTAGCCTGCCGGTATGTCCGCCAAGCGCCACCGCACCACTGCCTGGGCCCCACCCGCTCCCGACGAGGCGGCACGGGAACTGGAACAACTCGCGGCCGCCTACCCCCAGGACCGCGAGGAGATCCTGCTGGAGGCAGCCAACGCCTGGTGCGAGGCAGCCGAGCACGACCGCGCCCTGAGCCTGTACGAGCAACTCCTCGCCGACGACGCCGCATGCGACGCACCCCACATGGTGGCCGCCTACCGCATCGGCGTCCTCTTCGACGCCGGGCGCGAAGCCGAAGCCCGCGACGCCGCCCGCGAGCTACGCGGCCGGCATCCACACGACGCCATGGCCTGGCACTACGTCGGCGAGAGCTTCGAAGCCGCCCACGACCCGCACACCGCAGCCAACTGGTTCACCGCCGGCATCACCCACACCCTCGGCGCCACCGTCGACCTGAGCGCCGACACGGTCGAGGCCGGGCCACCAGGCCTGGACATGCTGCTCACCAGCCGCCACCGGGTGCGCCGCCTCCTGGGCGACGTACACGACGACTGGGACGACGTCGCCGACGAGGTCCACGCCCAAGGCCCGGCCCTGCTGCGCGGCGCCCGCTCCCTCGACGAACTCCACGCCCCGCAACGTCTGGCCCACGGCGAGAGCGCCGACCCCGAAGAGCTGCTCCTGGACGCAACGCGCGCCGAACACGCCCGGCTCACCGAGCAGGTCCAGCAGCGCCGTGCCGCCCTCCACGCCCCCGAGACGACCTGCGCACTGTTCTGGCCCGCGCAAGAGTTCGCCCAGCTCCTCGACCGCTGGCCCGTCTTCGCCGACGACTACGGCACCGACCACGCCGTACACCTGCGCCAGGTCGAACAGCTCCTGCGCACCTACTCGGACTCGGGCATGCCCCGCCTGGGCACCGCCCGCGGCACCCTCGACGACTTCACCGCCTATGCCCGCGACGAGAACCAGGACCCCACGGCCCGCGGACTGCGCGCCTCCTACGCCGCCGACCTGGCCGCCCGCGGCCAAGCCCATGCCTGGCCACCACCCCGCAACGGCCCCTGCTGGTGCGGCGCAGAGCGCAAGTACAAGAAGTGCCACGGCAACCCCGCCTTTCACCCACATCTAGCCAGGATGCCCCGGCCTTCAGGCTGGGGAGGAATGGCTTCCTCGGTCTTGCGGCGCGGAGCGCCGCAGCATCGCTGCGCAGCACAAAGCCCCCAGGGCGGCCCCGAGTTGACCTACTTTGTTCGGGCTTACTAGGGTCTTCTGTGTGAAGATTGTTGCGCAGGTGAAATTGCGGCCCCGGTCGGCTTATGACGCCGACACGCTGGCCGCGACCCTGCGTGCCTGCAACCGAGGTGCCAACTGGGTCTCCACGGTGGCGTTCGACAAGGGCCTCAAGCGCCGCAACGAGTTGCAGGACGAGGTGTACTACGACCTCAAAGCCACCTTCGATCTGTCGGCGCAACCGGCGGTGCGAGTGGTGAAGAAGGTCGTGGACGCCTACGCGACGATGGCCGGGAACATCAAGGCCGGCCACCTGACCGGCAAGGCCAGGCGCAAAGCGGAGTCCAAGCCGATCGTCTTCCGCGAGGACGCGGCCCAGCCGTTCGACGACCGGTGCCTTACCTGGAACCTGGACGAGAAGACCGTCTCCATCTGGACCGTCGCGGGCCGGATCAAGGGCGTGCCGTTCGTGTGCTCGCCCGAGGCACTGAAGATGCTCCAGTACCGCAAGGGCGAGTCCGACCTGATGCTGCGTGACGGGACGCTCTATCTCGTCGCCACCATCGACCTGCCCGAACCCGCAGCGTATGAGCCTGACGGCTTCCTCGGCGTGGACCTCGGCATCGTCAACATCGCCACCACGTCGGACGGAAAGATCATGTCCGGGCGGAAGGTGAACCGCTACCGGCGGCGCATGAACCGCCTGCGCCAGAAGTTGCAGGCCAAGGGCACCAAAAGCGCCAAGCGCAGGCTGAAAGGCATCCGCCGCCGCGAGGCCCGGTTCGCCGCCGACACCAACCACCACATCGCCAAGACAATCGTCAAGACCGCTGAACGCACCTCGCACGGGGTCGCCCTGGAAGAGCTGAAGGGCATCCGGCAGAGGGTCACGGCCAAGAAGGAACAGCGGTACCGGCTGCACTCGTGGGCCTTCGCCCAGCTCGGCGCGTTCGTCGAGTACAAAGCACGGCGGGCAGGTGTGCCCGTGGTCTTCGTCGACCCGCGCAACACCTCCCGCCAGTGCTCCGAGTGCTGGCACACCCACCGCACCAACCGGGTGTCCCAGGCCTGGTTCGCGTGCCGCTCCTGCGGAGTGGTGATGCACGCGGACCGCAACGGCTCCCGCAACATCGCCCACCGTGGCGAGGCTGTGTGGCAGCGGGGCGCAGTCAACCGCCCCAACACCGTCAAGGTGTAGGACGTAGGCCAGACGCCACAGCCAGTGGCGGACAGGACTTACAAGCCTCGGGCTTCAGCCCGAGGTAGTTGACCTGACACCGCGCAAACCCCGCACGGCAAGCCCCACAGGCGAACCACCGCCACGCCGCAAGTCTCCTGCCGCTCCGACGGCGACCGGGGCCCGCAGCCCGCCGAAGAGGTCGACGAGGCCACGCGCGAAGCATCCTCTTCACGATTCCAACACCAAGCCATCACTGGCTGATCACCGATTGGATATGCTGCTGGCGCTCCATTCGCACCACTGAGGGGGGATTCCTCATGTCCATGCGCCACGCCCTGGCTGCTGCCGCCGCTGCAGGCACGCTCGCCGTCGCTGCTGCCGCACCGGCCCAGGCCACCGAGTACTCATCCGCGTTGAAGGTCAAGGGTGTCCAGTACGACGCACCCGGCACCGACTCCAACAGCTGCTCCACCGGCAACACCAAGGACGAGTACCTGACGATCAAGAACTACTCGTCCAGCACGACCGTCAACCTCAAGGGCTACGTCGTCAAGGACGCCGCCGGCAACCACTTCACGTTCCCCGCCAGCCACTATCTCCAGCCCGGCGACTACGTGAAGCTGAGGGGCGGCCGCGGCACCGACTCCGACGCCAACAACGTCGTCTACCGCCAGAACTGCAACTTCATCTGGAACAACGACAAGGACACCATCTACCTCTACAAGCCCTCCGGCAGCAAGGCAGACGTCCACTCCTACACCAAGACCGGCTCCGACCCCGACCGCAACGGCTACGTCACCTTCCACGGCTGACACGCCACCAGCACTCCCGGACGCGGCCCTCAGGTGGCCAGCCCGGGACAGGCTGACCACCCGCCCTCCGGAAGAAACCACGTACGGTCCGAGACAGCGACCCTCGGCAGCGGCAGCACTGTCGCCGTCTTATACGGGATGGCATCCGGCCGCACACGAGACGCCCCACGGCACTGAACGATCGGACTACCTGTGAGTGCTGCTGGCTCCGGCGGGCGGATCCAGCCCGCCCGGTCCGGTGATCCCTCCCGCGTCGGCCCTTACCGCGTCGTCGGCCGGCTCGGCGCGGGCGGCATGGGCACTGTGCACGCCGCAGTCGCCCCCGACGGGGTACGGGTGGCGGTCAAGGTGATCCACTCCGTGCAGGCCCAGGACCCGGAGTTCCGTGCCCGGTCCGGTAGGGTCCGGTCTCCCGACCGGCCGTACCAGCGGCTTCCCAGGTTCAGAGAGCGATTCGCATGACCAGCCAGCAACCAACAACGACCCTGTGGCGCCCCACCGGCCCCAAGGAGCTGGACCTGGTCCGCGATCTGAACTGGCGTGCGTGGCCGCCCCGGCTTCCCGAGCAGCCGATCTTCTACCCGGTCCTCAACGAGGACTACGCGATCAGGATTGCGCGGGACTGGAACGTGAAGCACGACGGTGCCGGCTTCGTCACCCGATTCGAGGTCGAGTCGGAGTTCTTGAGCCGGTATCCCGTCCAGCAGGCCGGCGGGCGGACGATCCTCGAGCTCTGGGTTCCGGCTGAGGAGCTGGACGAATTCAACGCCCACATTGCCGGCGAGATCCAGGTGGTCCACGAGTTTCGCTGAAGTAGGGAGGCTTGCTGACGGGGCATGCCGGCCCGGTGCGATGATCGCGGCGTGACTGCTGTGATCACGGCGTCGGAGCCGTCTTGGATAGCCCCGTTCACCGGACTGAGCCCTCGCCAATTGGGCAAGTTGGTGACCGCGCTGCGGCGCGACGCGAGGACGAGTGCCCACGGGTGGTAGTTCCGAAGCCGGCGCGGGATGACGTGTCTGACGGCTGCGGAGGTCGTTGAAGAAGGCAGCGCGCACAGGCACCCCCCGGCAGATGCGCGGCATGTGAGGGCCCGAACCCCCGCCCGGATTCGGGCCCTCACCTGCGTGGTCGCGCTGGCGTGGGGGCTGCTGTCGGCCTGAGAAGCCGTATCTGAACCGAACATGATCGCTTGATTTCCGCTGGTCAGGCATGGTCTAGTTCGGAATGAGGGAGGCATGCGGCGTCTTGTTTCGGCTCCGTGATCGAGGGGTGCGCGATGGCGTCGGTGCTGGGAATGCTGGAGGAGCGGGAGACAGCGGCCCGGGTGCGGGTGGAAGGGCTGCGGGAGGAAGTCGCGCGGCTGGCCGGGGTGTTGGAGGCCGCGGAGATCGAGCTGGACCGGCGGGTCATCGCGCGGGAGGAATTGGTCGAGGCGCTGGCGGTCTCTGCGGCGGAGTCCGGGACCGGGACCGAGGCGGAGGAGGAAGCGGCGCCGTCGCTCGCGCCGGTGCCGGGCTCGACGGTGCCGCCCTGGAGGGAGGGGCTGCCGGTGACAGTTCTGGCGCCGGACTATCAGCGGATTCTGGGCGTGCTGGACCAGCAGCGGTCCACGGGTCACGGGCCGCTTCGAGCCAAGGAGATCGCGGTGGAGCTGGGCCTTGGGGCGACGCCGGCGAAGGCCGAGGGGTTGCGGTCGAAAGCCCGGCGCCTGGCGGAGCGCGGTTGGCTCCTCCTGGAGGCGTCGGGGGCGTGCAGTGCCGGCCGGCGGCCCGTGGCCGTGCCAGACGCCGGCTCATCCGTGTGATCATCGACCACCGGATCATCGCCTCGCTGGTAGCGGGCAGAGTCTCGTAGTCCCGGGCCAGACGGCGGGAGTTCATCAGCCAGGCGGATGGGTCGGCCGCACGGTGAGGGGTCTGCCGTAGCAGGTCCTTTTCCGCGCGGCCTCCCGCCGAACCGGACGTGACGGTTTCCCGTCATCCGGCTCTCCAGTGACTACAGCGTGAGCGATTCAGGCTGCTCGCGCAGGACACACAGCGCCGTTGCGGCGATCTGCATTTCGCATACCTCCCGGGTCTGGTGTGTCCGAGTCACCTGGCCCCCTTCGCCCGATGTGGACGGCTTTCAGTCAACGGGAAGCCCACATCACCTGGACCTTCATCACCCTCATGGTCCGCCGCCTCACCAAGCCTCCCCGACCACCGCGCACGTCATCCCACCCCGTCGAGCCGGTGAAGGCGGCCGGCAAGCCCAGGCCCATACGCATTCGGATGCAGCAGCCACAGACGATCCGCCTGGCCTCCGCCGCCTTGTGCTGAAGCCCAGGTTCCGTCAGCGGAGACATGCACCCGGGGACGCGAACCGATACCCCTTCATGCAGAAAGTGCCTTCGACTCGGGCCGACAGAACCCCTCGACAGGGTTCATCGTCCCGGCTCAGGAGGCACTTTCGCGTTTCCGGCCGCCGCTTGACTCCGCCCCAACCTAAATGGCGAGGTCAGCGGACCGCCGCTTTCAGCGCCGCCTCGATGGCATTGGTCAGCGTGTCCAGATACTCATCGTCGCTGCTGCCCTGTAGGACCAGTACGCGGAATGCGAGCGGTGCGATCAGCAGGTCGGTGCCGAGATCTAGATCCAGGCCGGGGGGGAGCTCGCCGCGGTCAATCGCGGCCTGCAGGATGGTGCGCGCCGCCGCGCGCCGCGGTGCGGTCACTCCGGTGTAGAGCCCCTCCGCCAGAGCGTCGTCGTGACTGGCCTCGGCGAGCAGTCCGGCCCAGATCCGGGCGAGCAGCGGATTGGCCAGTTGACTGCGGAAGGTGGCAAGCAGCTCGCGGAGGTCACTGTGCAAGTCGCCGGTGGACGGCGTGTGTGGGAGTGTGTGGGTGACCCTGCTGCGGATCAACTCGGCGATCATCGCCTGCTTCGAGGACCAGCGCCGGTAGAGCGCGGCCTTGCCCACACCGGCACGCCGGGCCACCGCCTCCATCGACATCCGCGCATACCCGGCCTCGGCGAGTTCGGCGAAGGCCGCCTCGGTGATCGCGTCGGTCACCCGCTGCCGCAGGACCGCTCCTCCGGTCGCCGGCCGTCCCTTCTTCTGTTGCTCTGCCATGCGCCCAAGCATAGCGAACGGAACGGTCCCGTTCCATGTGTTACTCTATGAGTAAGACGGAACGGTTCCGTTCCGTTCATCGAAGGGAGCCGGAGATGAAGTTCCTCTACGACGACGAGTCCTTCTCCTTCGAGGCACTGCGGGCCGCGGGCTACGCCGCCTACGCCGGCGCCGACCTCGGCGAAGTCCTTGTCACCTGCCGGCAGATCCCAGAGGGAGACGAGGAAGCCTGGTCGGCCCAGTGGGCCTCGACGGCGGCGCGCATCGAGCGCACCGGCCGGGACGCGCTGGCCGCCGGTCACCGGGTCAGCGCCCGGGAGGCGCTGCTGCGCGCGTCGAACTACTACCGGACCGCGGACTTCTACCACCGCGAGGACCCCGCCAACGACGCCGAGTCGGCGCGGCTGGCCAAGGCCTCCCAGCAGACCTTCGCCGACGCGGCCGCCCTGCTCGACACGCCGGCCCGCGCCCTGCGCATCCCGTACGAGGACACCACGCTGCCCGGCTACCTGTTCCTCGTCGACGACTCGAGCACCCCTCGCCCGACCCTCATCTACCACGGCGGCTACGACTCCACCCTGGAGGAGAACTACTTCGCGCTGGCTGCCGGCGCGCTGCGGCGCGGCTACAACGTCCTCACCTTCGACGGCCCTGGCCAGGGCAGCACCGTCCGCGACCAGGGCCTGCACTTCCGGTACGACTGGGAGGCCGTGGTCACCCCGGTCGTCGACTTCGCGCTTACCGTGCCCGAGGTGGATGCCGAACAACTCGTCCTGGTCGGCACCAGCCTGGGCGGCTACCTCGCCGCCAGGGCGGCCGCCTTCGAGCACCGCATCGCCGCGCTCGTGCTGCACGACGGCGTCGACGACTTCCACGAAGTCGCCCAAGCAACCGCCCACCGCGCCGCCGCGACCCCCGGTGGCATCGAGGCGCTGATGGCGCAGAACACCATGGTGCGATGGGTGGTACGCAACGGCCGCTGGACCTTCGGCGTGCCCGACTTCGACCAGCTGGTCAAGGCGACCGAGGCATACACCCTGGCGGGCATCGCCGACCGCATCACCTGCCCGACCCTCGTCCTCGACGCCCTGAACGACGTGTTCTTCAAGGGGCAGCCGCCGCGTCTGCTCGACCAGCTGACCTGCCAGAAGGAACTGATCTCCTTCCGGGAGGACGAAGGTGCCGGCGAGCACTGCCACGAGGGCGCGATCTACCTGTTCCACCAGCGCACCTTCGACTGGCTCGACACCGTGCTCGCCAGCTGACCTCGCAGGCCGCTCCGAGGGCACGGGGACGATCTCTCTCGGTGTCATCGCCTCCACGCCCCGCCCGCGCGCCTTGCCACTCAGGGGTAGGGGGATTCCGGGGCCGTGTCACGGGGCCAGCTCGCCTTGCGTCGTCTCCGCCACGGTCACCCAAAGCCGGGTGCGGGAAGCAGGCCCGCGAGTCAGAAGACCCTGCGGATACGCGTGGTCAGCGGAGACATGAACCCGGGGACGCGAACCGATACCCCTTCATGCAGATTCACTCACGGAACGTCACAGATCAGCGGTTCTGAAACAGCTTCTGAGCTTGTTCTTTATCAACGACGGCCGAAGCCTCTGTTGCTGTGTGGTGGTGTTCAGCGATGTGCGTCCAGGTATGCGTCGTGCTCGGCGTAGTGGATGACTGCCTGGCATTTCTCCAAGGGGCTGGGCCGGGCTCCGTGCCGCCAGGACGACCACACGTCGAGGACGTCTTGGGCCAGTTCGACTTCGAGTAGATAGGCAAGGTCGTGCGGCGGCGCGTCGAATGCTGCGACGGCCGCGTCTGAGGCGGCCGTCCATGGCTTGGCCGCGTAGATGACCGCTTCGGCAGGCTGTTCTTCAAGGGACTGCAGAAGGTCCAGGAGAGAAGGCACGCTGAGAGAGTAAGACGCTCGTCTCGAACTGCTCCCCGAACGAGGTCACCCACCTGGGGATTCGCCGGACGTGGGGGCGGCCTTCATCTGATCATGTGCTCCGACCAAGGTGCACGTGACCACGATGAAGGCCGTGAGGGTGAGTCTGCTGCCGGATGCTGTCCGGAGGGAAGCGTTCGCGGAGGCGTCACGCTTCCGGGGCGAGTTCTACGAGTGTCTGACCGCCCGGCGCGACGAGTTGTTCGAGCTGGTGGACGCGGTGCTGTGTGCGGACGGTGCGGTGAAGTCCCCGGTGGACTTGACGCTGCTGCCCGAGCATCGTCGCGGGCACGGAGCGATGTACGGCGGTCTGAACCACGGCCGGATCGACGTCGACCGCCTGCGGACGGTGCTGGCCGGCCTGCCGCTGCCGCGTTTCGACGGCGGGCGCCTGGTCCTGGCGGTCGATGTGTCGCCGTGGCTTCGCTCGGACGCGCCGTGCTCAGCGGAGCGGCTGTTCTGCCACGTCTACGGCCGGGCGAAGACGGCGTCGCAGTTCATCCCGGGCTGGCCCTACTCCTTCGTCGCCGTGCTGGAGCCGGGCGCCACGTCCTGGACCTCGATCCTGGACGCGGTCCGGCTCGGCCCAACGGACGACGCGACCGCGATCACCGCCGCCCAGCTCCGAGGAGTCGTTGAACGGCTCATCACCGCGGGCCAGTGGCAGGCCGGGCCTTCTCGCCTGCACCCCTGTCGCGGCCGCCGCTACGGACACCGATTCCGCCCACGCCAAGGGCAGAGGCCGGGTCATCACAGTCATCGGCCACCTCGCGCAGCAGACCCGCTTCCCCGTCAACCCCGGCGGCGCCCCCGCCCAGGGCGATCGGACCGCCTTCCGCTCGATCCTCTTCGACAAGGACGACAAAAAGCAGGTCGGCGAGACCAACGGCACCTGCACCACCACCCGGGTCGACAACGGCGGAGCGGAGGAGTGCGTCGTGACCTACAACCTCCCGGGCGGCCAGCTCACCGTGCAGGGGATGGTCTTCGGCATCCTCACCCAGGGCCTCCCGACGATCCCTCCCCCTTCGTTCGACAACGCGATCACCGGCGGCACCGGGGACTACGACCGGGCTCGTGGCTCGGTCCACGCCGACACGATCGCTACGGGCACGAGGCGCTTCACGATCGACCTCGACTGACTGACCCTGCCCCCGCCCGGTGAGAAGTCTGGCGGGGGCTCCTTTACGTGACGCAGTCTCAGCAGTGGCGATCCCAGACGTCGCCGCGTACGGCATGGCCAGCCCTCGTTGACCCCCCGCCGCACCATCAGCACCCGGCCCTCACGGACCTCGATCACGGCGGCGTCTCCCGGCATCCCTCCGCGGTCGTCGACCCGGTCAGTCACCCCGGCCGGTAGGCGGGCCCCTCCTCGATAATTGCCGCATTCGCTGACCCGGGCAGAAGGTCGGCCATCATCACGGCACCGAGGAAGGCCCACCCGCTTACCCGGGTGGTGTCAGTTCTCATCGACATTTTCCGACACCGCGATCGACAAGCGCTCTCCGAAGTCGTCGACAAGTGCTGCCCGTTCTCGGTTCAGGCACACATTCCGTGAGGACACCGGTCAGGGGGACGAGTGTTCGAAGTCGTCCCACTTCCATCCACTGTCGGGGAACTGCTCAAGCAGGGCAGCCAGCGAAGCCGCCTGGTGGATGGCGGACCACGCTGGGTACGATGCTCGGCGAGTTCCGCCAAGTGCGGGCCAAACTGAGCGTGCCGATCGCCGGGAAGTCCGGCGCCGAGGGCCTGACGGTGGTCGAGAGCACGATGGACCTGCTGTGGACGGGGCAGACCAGCCGTCACGGCAACCTGCAGGAGACTCGGGAGGAGACCGTGCAGGAGGCGGTCATGGCGGTGCACCTCGCCGCGAGTCTGGTGCAGTTCTTCGTGTCGGGGGCCGTGCAGCGCTCCTGACCCGCGTGCCGTCCAACTGCGGGCCGCCAGGACATCGTGCCCGTGTCCTGGCGGCCCGCAGTGTTCGCACGGCCCCGCCATCCTGTGCAAAGACTGCCCGTTGACCTATTCGGCATCTGGACAGATCAGGACGACCCCGGTCCCCGGGAAGCCGGAGACCTCGACGCCGAGCCGTCCCGCTGACTCACCCCTTGCGCAGCTGCAGGTGCGGCCGGATCCAGCTGAACCTGGTCACAGCCGCAGGTGAACGGCCCGCACTGCCGACGAAGCCACATCACGTCCACCATCGGCAGGTCCCTGGTCTCGTTGCTCAGCGTGGCTCATCGATGAAGCGCGGTGCAGCACCTAGATTTGCCCCGCCCTTCCAGTCTGCGTCGGCTACGGGTTGCAGTGGGCTGCTCTGACGGCAGGAGGGCTGCCACACCCGTCGATTCGGACGCACACCTCTGGGAGAGGCCATGACGACAACTCCTGGCGGGGAACCCATTCCCCCCGTCGCTCACGACCCGGCCAGCCGTCGCAGCTTCCTGAAGTACTCGGCACTGGCAGCGTCGGTACCCGCGCTGCAGTCCGTACTCGCAAACCCCGCTGCGGCCACTGCCGCACCGGGCGCGTACGCGCCCGTTCCGCCCACCGCAATCGGTCCGCAGATCCCCGCGAAGGGCTATCTGGTCCAGGAGATCGGCACGCGGCTGTACTGGCTGACGGACGGCTTCTACCAGATCATGTTCCTGGTGACCAAACGTCACCAGGACAAGAGGCAGCGTGTCATCGTCGTGGACGCTCCCCCGACGCTGGGGGGCAACATCCTCCGCGCGATCGAGGAGGTGGCACCGGGTGCCCGTATCAGCCACCTGGTGTACTCCCACTACCACGCGGACCACATCGGCGCGGCGGACAAGCTCCGCGACGCGAGCCTCCCGAAGCTAGTGATCATCGCTCACGAGCAGACCGCCCACCTGCTGAAGCAGGTACCCGAGTCCAGCCGGCCGCCGATGCCGAACCGCTCCGTCTCCAGCCGCTACCGTCTAGAGGTGGACGACCAGGTCCTGGAGCTCCACTACAAGGGCCCCAACCACAGCCAGGACAACCTGTTCATCTACGCGCCGCGGCAGAGGGTCCTGAACGTCGTGGACATCGTCTACCCCGGCTGGGTCCCGTTCAGGAACCTCGTCGTGTCCACCAACATCCCCGGCTGGCTCAACGCGCACAACCAGCTCCTGGAGTTCGACTTCAAGACCTACATCGGCGGGCACCTGACCCGTCTGGGTACCCGGCAGGACATCAAGATCCAGCAGGAGTACCTGCGCGACCTGGAGCACTACGGCAGGAAGGCCATCACCGAATTCGTCAACGTGGGACCCCTCTTCGCCAAGTACCCGGGCAACCCCTGGGCCGTGTTCAAGGAGTACCTCGACATCCTCACCCAGACCACGGCCGACGCCGTCACCCCGGCCTGGACCAGCCGGCTCGGCGGCGCCGACGTCTTCACCTTCGACAACGCCTGGACCATGGTCGAATCCCTGCGGCTCGACCACAAAGTCCTCGGCCCCTTCGGCACCCTCCCCTGAGCCCGACTCTGCCAGGCCGACAGTGGGTTCGAAGAGATCTCCTCGTGCGGGGGTAATCC harbors:
- a CDS encoding TetR/AcrR family transcriptional regulator, with translation MAEQQKKGRPATGGAVLRQRVTDAITEAAFAELAEAGYARMSMEAVARRAGVGKAALYRRWSSKQAMIAELIRSRVTHTLPHTPSTGDLHSDLRELLATFRSQLANPLLARIWAGLLAEASHDDALAEGLYTGVTAPRRAAARTILQAAIDRGELPPGLDLDLGTDLLIAPLAFRVLVLQGSSDDEYLDTLTNAIEAALKAAVR
- a CDS encoding RNA-guided endonuclease InsQ/TnpB family protein, producing the protein MKIVAQVKLRPRSAYDADTLAATLRACNRGANWVSTVAFDKGLKRRNELQDEVYYDLKATFDLSAQPAVRVVKKVVDAYATMAGNIKAGHLTGKARRKAESKPIVFREDAAQPFDDRCLTWNLDEKTVSIWTVAGRIKGVPFVCSPEALKMLQYRKGESDLMLRDGTLYLVATIDLPEPAAYEPDGFLGVDLGIVNIATTSDGKIMSGRKVNRYRRRMNRLRQKLQAKGTKSAKRRLKGIRRREARFAADTNHHIAKTIVKTAERTSHGVALEELKGIRQRVTAKKEQRYRLHSWAFAQLGAFVEYKARRAGVPVVFVDPRNTSRQCSECWHTHRTNRVSQAWFACRSCGVVMHADRNGSRNIAHRGEAVWQRGAVNRPNTVKV
- a CDS encoding SEC-C metal-binding domain-containing protein; translation: MSAKRHRTTAWAPPAPDEAARELEQLAAAYPQDREEILLEAANAWCEAAEHDRALSLYEQLLADDAACDAPHMVAAYRIGVLFDAGREAEARDAARELRGRHPHDAMAWHYVGESFEAAHDPHTAANWFTAGITHTLGATVDLSADTVEAGPPGLDMLLTSRHRVRRLLGDVHDDWDDVADEVHAQGPALLRGARSLDELHAPQRLAHGESADPEELLLDATRAEHARLTEQVQQRRAALHAPETTCALFWPAQEFAQLLDRWPVFADDYGTDHAVHLRQVEQLLRTYSDSGMPRLGTARGTLDDFTAYARDENQDPTARGLRASYAADLAARGQAHAWPPPRNGPCWCGAERKYKKCHGNPAFHPHLARMPRPSGWGGMASSVLRRGAPQHRCAAQSPQGGPELTYFVRAY
- a CDS encoding lamin tail domain-containing protein produces the protein MSMRHALAAAAAAGTLAVAAAAPAQATEYSSALKVKGVQYDAPGTDSNSCSTGNTKDEYLTIKNYSSSTTVNLKGYVVKDAAGNHFTFPASHYLQPGDYVKLRGGRGTDSDANNVVYRQNCNFIWNNDKDTIYLYKPSGSKADVHSYTKTGSDPDRNGYVTFHG
- a CDS encoding alpha/beta hydrolase family protein; its protein translation is MKFLYDDESFSFEALRAAGYAAYAGADLGEVLVTCRQIPEGDEEAWSAQWASTAARIERTGRDALAAGHRVSAREALLRASNYYRTADFYHREDPANDAESARLAKASQQTFADAAALLDTPARALRIPYEDTTLPGYLFLVDDSSTPRPTLIYHGGYDSTLEENYFALAAGALRRGYNVLTFDGPGQGSTVRDQGLHFRYDWEAVVTPVVDFALTVPEVDAEQLVLVGTSLGGYLAARAAAFEHRIAALVLHDGVDDFHEVAQATAHRAAATPGGIEALMAQNTMVRWVVRNGRWTFGVPDFDQLVKATEAYTLAGIADRITCPTLVLDALNDVFFKGQPPRLLDQLTCQKELISFREDEGAGEHCHEGAIYLFHQRTFDWLDTVLAS
- a CDS encoding AAA family ATPase; amino-acid sequence: MLSQVPPDAPEMVEGVADHLLHVSYDERTVLRLTATTGDEESITAVGKALFGVRPGESLRLYGVWVHHPRHGRQFKAEQCERTVPADERAIRLYLASGMIRGIGPILASAIVDAFAEQTLKVIDAGPQRLLEVHGIGQVRLGRICTAWQEQKAIAEIMVFLQGLKITPALAVKVYTAYADTDDDPMCIVRRTPYRLCQDVRGVGFHNADRIALAVGIPKHSDARLQAALLHELDQAAGSGHCHLPVRLLIARTRQLLTDDDPATTEILDDAVLRHALKALRGQGEVVTETLPLSVLDGTDTLADTEIAMLAHRHHDETQLALHVRRLLRSTSPLTRLASWAERLSALTSQETAGLTDEQYQAILTALTRPLSVLTGGPGCGKTHTLRTLVEIADEAGAVIALAAPTGKAAKRLEETCGQAAMTVHRLIRPPDGDSLFDHANVLETADLVSIDEASMLDLALGRRLFAAVRNGCHRLLVGDIDQLPSVGPGRVLRDLLDVEDIPRTRLTKVFRQHDDSAAIVINAHRILRGELPTDDPKAFWNRPLPSADDIAQRVVDLVCDIMPQHFGARPQDIQVLCPGKKNIAGMTDLNLRLQERLNPPSDDKPQHYHGGAAFRLGDRVQQVRNNPHRGEAGVFNGSSGTITAVDVEAHQLTVTFHDGEAATYPFTDLDELGRVRRIL